From one Desmodus rotundus isolate HL8 chromosome X, HLdesRot8A.1, whole genome shotgun sequence genomic stretch:
- the SMIM9 gene encoding small integral membrane protein 9, with product MEPQKLLSIGFLLCSLTCLLLETVVSSVLPSSAFGIQDKAGLKPRSRENHRSWQSNFRDYLWDLFKSSIPPAAIFAFVVSTALLGILCCLT from the exons ATGGAACCCCAGAAGCTGCTGAGCATTGGATTTCTGCTATGCTCTCTGACTTGCCTCTTACTGGAAACTGTAGTTTCCTCTGTGTTACCTTCATCTGCCTTTGGAATACAAGACAAAGCAGGATTGAAACCACGCTCAAGGG AAAACCACAGGTCCTGGCAGAGTAACTTCAGAGATTACTTGTGGGATCTCTTCAAAAGTTCCATACCTCCAGCagccatttttgcttttgttgtcagCACAGCACTACTGGGGATTCTCTGCTGCCTCACGTAA